From Anopheles arabiensis isolate DONGOLA chromosome 3, AaraD3, whole genome shotgun sequence, a single genomic window includes:
- the LOC120902464 gene encoding major facilitator superfamily domain-containing protein 1-like has protein sequence MPRQYEEDEARRPILQPDTDTDEPTGTGSGRSLTRHGRPSDDDELAERLTGCGASACCNPSSFLHRFQALILMCLVGFGSYFCYDNPGALQDTFKSDLNLTTTQFVMLYSIYSWPNVILCFIGGFLMDRVFGIRLGTIIYMFILLIGQLIFAMGATINLFWLMIVGRFMFGIGAESLAVAQNSYAVLWFKGKELNMVFGLQLSFARVGSTVNFLVMVPIYKYVKSLGYQGHMCTGVVLLLATLTCVMSMICALILGWMDRRAARILKRNDSAPGGEVAKLSDVRTFQVSFWMVTVICVAYYVAIFPFIALGKVFFMRKFDFSSEDANTVNSIVYIIAAVASPLFGLIVDRTGRNVLWVFLSVLVTIVAHGMLAFSYLNPYIGMITMGLAYSMLASSLWPLVALIVPEYQLGTAYGICQSVQNLGLAVISMISGMIVDKGGYFMLEMFFIGWLIVSLLATIVIWMYDASNDGILNMSPAARSLYANKTLPRMSGEPGSSSDMTDSQQERERRAKDPEAIRNRYVNRVLDGNQSDTEPLAE, from the exons ATGCCCCGCCAGTACGAAGAGGATGAGGCCCGCCGTCCAATACTGCAGCCGGACACGGACACGGACGAGCCGACCGGAACCGGCAGTGGTCGCTCCCTGACCCGCCACGGACGGCCAAGCGATGACGACGAGCTGGCGGAGCGGTTGACGGGCTGTGGGGCGAGCGCGTGCTGTAATCCGTCCTCCTTTCTGCACCGCTTCCAGGCCCTTATCTTGATGTGTTTGGTCGGTTTCG GCTCGTACTTCTGCTACGACAATCCGGGAGCGCTGCAGGATACGTTCAAGTCGGACCTTAATCTCACCACCACTCAGTTCGTGATGCTGTACTCGATCTACTCGTGGCCGAACGTGATCCTGTGCTTTATTGGTGGGTTTTTGATGGACCGTGTGTTTGGCATCCGGCTCGGGACGATCATCTACATGTTTATACTGCTAATCGGGCAGCTGATCTTCGCGATGGGCGCCACGATCAATCTATTTTGGCTCATGATTGTGGGACGCTTTATGTTTGG CATTGGCGCGGAATCGCTCGCAGTGGCCCAGAACAGTTACGCCGTGCTGTGGTTTAAGGGCAAGGAGCTGAACATGGTGTTTGGGCTGCAGCTGTCGTTTGCGCGCGTCGGCAGCACGGTAAACTTTCTCGTGATGGTACCGATCTACAAGTACGTCAAGAGTCTCGGCTACCAGGGCCACATGTGCACCGGGGTGGTCCTTCTGCTCGCCACACTGACCTGCGTAATGTCGATGATCTGTGCGCTCATACTCGGTTGGATGGATCGCCGGGCGGCACGCATACTGAAGCGCAACGATTCGGCCCCGGGAGGAGAGGTAGCGAAGCTGTCGGACGTCCGCACTTTTCAGGTGTCCTTCTGGATGGTGACCGTGATCTGTGTGGCGTACTATGTGGCCATCTTCCCGTTCATTGCCCTCGGGAAGGTGTTCTTTATGCGCAAGTTTGACTTTTCATCCGAGGACGCGAACACGGTCAACTCGATCGTGTACATTATTGCGGCGGTCGCGAGTCCACTGTTCGGGCTGATTGTCGATCGTACCGGGCGCAATGTGCTGTGGGTGTTTCTGTCCGTGCTGGTGACGATTGTGGCGCACGGCATGCTGGCGTTTAGTTATCTGAATCCGTACATTGGCATGATTACGATGGGGTTGGCGTACTCGATGCTGGCCTCCAGCCTGTGGCCACTGGTTGCGCTGATCGTGCCGGAATATCAGCTCGGAACGGCTTACGGAAT CTGCCAGTCGGTTCAGAACCTGGGCCTTGCCGTGATTTCGATGATATCGGGAATGATCGTGGATAAGGGCGGATATTTCATGCTGGAAATGTTTTTCATTGGATGGCTCATTG TTTCGCTACTGGCCACCATCGTTATCTGGATGTACGACGCAAGCAACGACGGCATATTGAACATGAGCCCTGCGGCACGTTCCCTTTACGCAAACAAAAC CTTGCCGCGCATGTCGGGCGAACCGGGCTCGTCCAGCGATATGACCGACAGCCAGCAGGAGCGTGAACGTCGCGCCAAGGATCCGGAAGCGATCCGCAACCGGTACGTAAACCGCGTGCTCGACGGCAACCAAAGCGACACGGAACCGTTGGCTGAGTAA